attcacaaaagcacGGCTGCTGGCCTAAGCTagacaatgggagatgccaaagaGAGGGGTGTGtccctaagccccacccctcacaGAGTTCGGCACTTATGTCCAGGCTGCAGGAAGGCATCTATGTCCTCTTGGGAGTCTCAGCTGTGAGCCCTCTCTTGCAGTCAGGGGCCTACCCCAGTTTTGCAGGAGGAGGGCCTTGCTCATAAAtgttagcccagtagttagggtaCTCACCACAGATGCAGGAGACCCAGTGCCTAATTtgtgctgagccctggcacctctaggcttggcagttcaaagccccagtacctctgggcttgctgcactggttatgaatgttaaaaaattgcttgagcccccgTCCCTAATTTCTTGAATGCTGgcccctctttcattacaaattgcaCTGAGAAGATCCTTGGTTCAAGTTACCCCTCCGGCTCAGGAAGAGAAGGGATTTTGAATAGGGATCTGCTGCCTCTCAGATGGGTGCCCTCACCCCTGGGCTATGGGCTATCCTGATGTGGAGATTCCTCAATTTCCCCTGTTGAAGCTGTTACAGCTGTTGAATATGGTTAAATAAATAACCAGGTGTGTCCCACGTCCCAggtgagcaccctaaccactgggctgagaGCTATGAGGGAGgtcttcttcctcttcccagcCCAGCTGTTTCTTGTAGAGTTCTAACTCTAGTCAATAGGAGCTGGGGGTTCTTAGTCCCACTGAACATCAACTACTGGGGGTCTTACGTTGGGCGTCCAAAAATGGGAGCACCCAGAATCAGTGGCCACTATTGAAAATGTTTGCCATGTATTATACATTTATATATTTCAGGATGCTCCCAGCTAAACCAGTGAATGATTTTATTATCTCTGCAGTTGGAAAACAACAGGGCGACATGGCTAATGAGAACCACACGGTTGTGACACAGTTCCTCTTCATGTCTTTCTCTGAATTTTTGGAGGTGCGGGTCTCCCTTTTCTTCTTAGTGCTGGTTTTCTACCTCATCACCTTGATGGGCAACATTGTCATCATCACGATCACAGTGGTGGACCCTGCCCTATGctcccccatgtatttcttcctccgGAATTTGTCCTTTCTGGAAATCGGTTACACCTCGTCCACCATCCCCAAGATGCTGGAGAACTTCCTCTCCGAGGACAAGAGCATCTCATTCCTGGGCTGTGCCACACAGATGTATTTCTTTTCCCTCCTGGGGATCACAGAGTGTTGCCTACTGGCCGCCATGGCATATGACCGTTATGTGGCCATATGTCACCCTCTGCACTATATGGCCATGATGAGCAGAGGTGTGTGTCTCCAGCTCTCAGCTGTGTCCTGGCTCATTGGGGTGCTGGTGGCATTGGGACAGACAACTTTCATATTCACTCTGCCCTACTGTGGGCCCAATAGGATCAACCACTTCTTCTGTGACCTGCCCCCACTGCTGAAGTTGGCCTGTGCAGATACTTACAGGAATGAAGTAGCTGTTTACACCATCGCTGTCATCTTCATCATGGTCCCCTTCCTCCTCATCCTTGTGTCCTATGTCCGTATCCTCTACACTATCTTCAAGATACCATCAGCTGCAGGCAGGAGCAAAactttctccacctgctcctcccacctcattgtggtcACTTTATTTTATGGAACCGCCATCGTGACATATCTGAGGCCCAAATCTAGCTATTCACGTGACACTGACAAACTGCTTTCCCTGTTCTACACAGTGGTGTGCCCAATGTTGAACCCtttgatctacagcctgaggaataAAGAGGTGAAGAAAGCCTTGAGAAGGGTGATGGCCagataaatatttatttgaaacGTGTGAAAAAATTAAAAACGTATTCTTGTGGTGGATTTGGAGTTGCCTGTAGTAATTCATGAAAATACCATATGATCTGTATGTTTGTCTGAATATTGTAAAGgtgtttttgtatttgtatattGGGTTAATTTAATAGTTGGGTGGTCAGGAAACAACGCAGGAAGATGGATGACAGCCCAGTTAAAAGCTCCTCAGCAAACACCAAAGACAATTAACCGTGATATCCTTCATCCACCTGTGGTGGGCCTGCCAGACCAGTTTTTCCAGGACTGAATCCCTCCCCCAATGAAGGGAGGGAGATCAAAAGACTGAGGGGGATTTAAAGAGACATACTCCCTGAATAAAGGAAAAGGTATTTGGTGAGAGGATTTGGGTGGAGAAACtgccccccagacctccagagGTTGAACGTTCCTCGAGGAAGCTTAGCCTGTCCAGGAGCTTTGGGTAAGATAAACAAGCATGTAGGCCTTTTGTTGTCTTAATCATTTTCACTTGCTATGCTGTACTCCTACTGTTCAAGTCaaacaatactttgttttaagaaggctggTTTGGGTCACTGTATT
The window above is part of the Chrysemys picta bellii isolate R12L10 chromosome 12, ASM1138683v2, whole genome shotgun sequence genome. Proteins encoded here:
- the LOC101943546 gene encoding olfactory receptor 10A4-like isoform X2, with translation MANENHTVVTQFLFMSFSEFLEVRVSLFFLVLVFYLITLMGNIVIITITVVDPALCSPMYFFLRNLSFLEIGYTSSTIPKMLENFLSEDKSISFLGCATQMYFFSLLGITECCLLAAMAYDRYVAICHPLHYMAMMSRGVCLQLSAVSWLIGVLVALGQTTFIFTLPYCGPNRINHFFCDLPPLLKLACADTYRNEVAVYTIAVIFIMVPFLLILVSYVRILYTIFKIPSAAGRSKTFSTCSSHLIVVTLFYGTAIVTYLRPKSSYSRDTDKLLSLFYTVVCPMLNPLIYSLRNKEVKKALRRVMAR
- the LOC101943546 gene encoding olfactory receptor 10A4-like isoform X1 → MDGSILQSPNENHTVVTQFLFMSFSEFLEVRVSLFFLVLVFYLITLMGNIVIITITVVDPALCSPMYFFLRNLSFLEIGYTSSTIPKMLENFLSEDKSISFLGCATQMYFFSLLGITECCLLAAMAYDRYVAICHPLHYMAMMSRGVCLQLSAVSWLIGVLVALGQTTFIFTLPYCGPNRINHFFCDLPPLLKLACADTYRNEVAVYTIAVIFIMVPFLLILVSYVRILYTIFKIPSAAGRSKTFSTCSSHLIVVTLFYGTAIVTYLRPKSSYSRDTDKLLSLFYTVVCPMLNPLIYSLRNKEVKKALRRVMAR